The Chitinophagales bacterium genomic interval CGACAGAAATCCTGTTGCATATACCATCGCACTGGAAGGTGATAACTGGTCGCTGGGAACAGAGGCCGGGCCGGTTGTGAAACATCATTTACAGGCAGCCTACACTTATTTCGAAAAGCACCTGTTGCCGGCTGATGACTGTCCGGTATCTTTCATCAGGACATAATGTAAAAACGCAACCTGCTCCATCTTCATAACCGGGCATTGAATAATTTTTTTCAGGCTTTAAGTATGCGACGCAGTTCCGGATACATGCTGTGATACTGAAAGCATTCTTATGGATACAGATAAGGCGCTTTGCTATATGTCAGCTTTCTTACATTTTCCAGCACCTGTCTCATGTAAGCCTTCCAAAAAAACTTTGTAAACAGCCAGTTCAACGGGTAGAGCCACGGAGTAGCGGCATATAATTGATACGTATATGTAATCGCTGTTTTATCCGCTGCCAGCGGTGTTGTTTTCCACTCACCAACAAACTTATTAAAACCTAACATCCAAGATTGAAAGTCATCCACCCGGAATTTCCAATATTGATTTTCATGTCTCTCCAAAATCGTATCCACTGAAACGAATCCGCCTTTTTGTGTCAGTGATTTTGCAGCGTAAACTTTTTTGCTGCTTCCCGGCTTTCCCCAATTCGCATCGCCTGATGTATGCGTTACCTTAGGCATGATACCAAAACCTGTATGCACTTTGGAAACATCACACAGCATAGGTGTTTTAAAGGCCCTTTCCAATGAGCATTCATAAATGGCGTTAACAGTTACACTAATCATCATATTGGCACTGCGGCATTCAGCACACCATGCAGCTTGTATTTCTTCATACTGATAGACCCATGACGGGTGATGGCAAATGTTATTTATCCTTGATATACCTGACAGAAAAACCATTCGCCCTGCGATAGGTGGTTTTGACAATGGAAGGATTTCCTTTCTCAAAATGAATTCCATATGCAGTCTGTTCACCGTCGGTGGTGGAGCTCCAGTAGAATCCCCAGGTATCTTTGAAATTGTAAATGTCGGTCGGGCTGATATTTGCACTCTTATTACCACCCATCAGCAGGTTCAGTCCGGAAGCGCCGCCTTCCAGCAAAGCGGGCAGTGCTTTATCGTCGCCGCCAAAATAATTGATCAGCTCCTGCCATTCATCCAGCGTTGGAAGGTGCCAGCCCGGAGGGGCTGCTGCCAGCGCATTGCTGAAATAGTAGAGCCGGCCATACTTCAGGTTATTAATGGAGTCGTTTTCAAAATACCAGCTCTTGGGAGTTTTGTAGTCCCAGTTTTTTGCCATCCAAACCTGGTTACCAATGGTAACAGAAGGAAAATCAGTGGCGGCTAGAGTACTGTTGCCGGATGGATGATCACCACCTGATACCGCAACGGAAAGCATCAATAGAGCGGCAAGCAATGTGTAAGTCTTCATAAACTCCTGTTTTCTGACTGAAAAATTAGAATGAATTATTGAATTGCAAAAATCTGCGTGCGATCCGTGTCGCTGTCCTTTACGCAAACTTAGTTTGTTATCGCAGCTTCAGCTTTCACTGCCCTTCGCTTGCGGCAATCAGTTGTTGCAGGTAACCTTCCGGCAACTGAATACCCAGCTTCAACACCTGCTGTGCATCGGCAGTCGCTTCCTTATACCGTTGCAGCTTTTCCAGCGCCTGCATCCTGAAGTAATAGTTATTGGGCACATTGGGGTTGTTGGCGATGGCCGCCGAAAGATCTGCCACGGCTTGAGGATAATTGCCAGTCTTCAGGTAAGCCAGCCCGCGATTGTTCAGCACATCAAAAAAAGCAGGGTCATATCGCAGGGCGAGGTTGTAATTGACGATGGCGGAATCAGGCTGCTCTTTAATCATGTACAGGTTGCCGAGGTTATTATATGCCCGTGCATTAGCAGGATTTTGGCGGATGGCAATCATAAAATCGGTGAAGGCGCTGTCATTTTTCTCCGCAATGCTGAAAGCGATGCCACGATTCATGTGCGCATCAGCATCACCCGGCTTAAGTTTCACTGCGCGATTACCATCCATGATGGCCGAATCAATTTTGTTGAGCACCCGGTACAGGTCGCAGCGGTTCACCAGTGCCTGCGCAAAATCCGGTTGAAGTCGCAGCGCATGATCATAGTTTTTCTTGGCAAGATCGAGCTGATTTTTTTTCTGGTAATAAGAACCCAGGTCGTTATATGCAATAGGCACCCGTGGAAATTTGGCTATCACATCTGTCCATAGCTGTTCACTGCTGTACCATACAGCCGTGCGAGTGCTGCAGGTATATGCAAGAAAAAGCATCCAACCGGATACACAAATCATCAGCGGCCACCTGATGACAGCAGTATGACGAAGCTGTTGTTGCCACGTAAGGGAAGTAAACATGGCGATGGCAAAAAACAATCCTGTAAAGGAAAGGTACGTGTAACGGTCAGCAGTAATCGCACCACCCACCGGCAACAACTGCAAGACGAGGAATATATTCACCAGGAAAAAAAGCAAACCAAAAACAAGCCAGCCGGCTTGTTTCCTGAACCAGGCAACCGGCAATGCGATCAGCAGCACAATAACGGGTGCGGCATACACCATTGCCGGAAATGCATGGTTGCTTTCTTCCGGGTACGGATAGTATGCCGAAAGATAAACCGGCCATACTAATCTGTACAGGTAGCTTACGATGGCATAAGCGGAAAACATCAGCCTTTCAGGAAAAGTATATAATGTGATATCCTGAATGGAGTCGGAAGCCCGCTGCGCATAGATGGCCATCACCCCAAACAACAGCGACAAAACAAACAGCGGGAGTTTTTCCAGCAACAACTTGCCGGTGAACTTCTCCTTCCGGTACCAATCCACCAGCAGCATGATCACCGGAAGGGTGACAGCCTGCGCCTTTGACAGCAGCGACAGCAGGAAGAAAAGCAACAGGAGTACATACAGAAGACGCTTCCGCCTGTCATTCTTATAACCAATATAACAGAGCAATGCGGCAAAATAGAAGCAGGTATACAGCAGGTCTTTCTGTGCACTCACCCATGCAACCGACTCCACATGCGCAGGATGAATAGCGAACAGCAGTGAGCAGATGAATGCCGCAATGTCATTTTTCGAAAGCCGCTGTACAAGAAAAAACAATAGCAATGCATTCAACAGATGCAGCAATAAGCTGATGACATGAAAGCCCTGCGCATCATCCTGAAAAAAAGCATACTCGATGGCTTGCACGAGCACCGTTACCGGGTGATAGTTACCCATCACCTGTTCGGTCATGATGCGGCTGATGTCGAATCCTGTTACTATTTCATTCTTCAGCACATAGCCTTCATCGTCCCAATTCGTCCATTTGTTATTAAGAGAAGGCGCATATACTATAACCGTCAGCAGCAATATCAAAGCCACCGGCAGCAAGGCCCGGTTGCTGCGCGCAGGAGGGGCATCTTTTTTTGCAGCAATGTTAGTTTGTTGTGCAGGAAATTTTTTACTCCTGCTTTTCTTAGATGAACTCATGTAGCAAAAATAATCGAGACCGGAAAAGTAAGCAGAAGCTATCTCAAAATAGTCAATCAATGATGTCATGCCGAATTTATTTCGGCATCTGTCAATGAATGGAAGAGATCCTGCAACAAGTTCAGGATGACTCCGGAAATTTTCCGATAGCTTCTGGTAAAAAGGGAAATCATTCGCTGAACACCGGCACACAAACCTGGAAGTATCCGTTGGTTTGTGATACCTGGAAATCCTTGCCACCGAGCAGTTCACAACGCGCCTTTATATTGTGTAATCCAAAACCGGTGGAGATGACATCTTTTTTTGTCTGTATTTTATTGCGGACGCAAATACGTTTATTTTCCAGTGAATAAACCTGCACTTCCAGCGGCTGTTCTTCGGATGCCACATTGTGCTTCACTGCATTTTCGATCAGCAACTGCAACGTAAGCGGCGGAATTTTTTTCTGCAGGAGGCTTTCAGGAATATTCATCTGCACAATTAAGCGGTCACCATGGCGCTGCTTCAGCAGGAATACATAGTTCTCCGTCAGTTCAAGTTCTTTTTCAATAGTGATAAGGTCAATGTCTTTATAGGATAGCAAACTGCGGTAAAAATCGGAAAGGTGATCAATATACGACAGGGCGACGGCCTGATCTTCCTCCACCAGTGTAGCAAGTGTGTTGAAACTGTTGAAGAGAAAATGCGGATTGATCTGCGATTTCAGGTTTTCGAACTGAAACTCGATTCGCTCGCGCTTTAATTTTTCTTCCTTCTCACGGCGCCGGTCACGTTCTTTAATCAGGAAATTGACCAGGAACGCTGCGGCGATAACGCAACCGGTAATAAACCACCAGGTGGTCCAGAAGGGCGCTTCAATCGTAAAGGTGTAGGTGGCAGTCGGTGCATCATCGAAATTATGATGAATGGTGGATTGTATCTGAAACGTATAAGTTCCCGGCGGCAATCCCGGATAGATGGCCCGTTCATCTTTTGTGCGCACCCAGTCGAGGTCATGGCCTTTGAGCATGTACCGGTATCGAAGCTGTGAAGGATCAGAATTCCAGAATGCCTGGAAATCAAATGCGATGTGATTCTGATTATGTTTGAACTTATTGACGAGGTTAATATTGACAGGTTCCAGGTACACCATTACTTGCCTGATTTCCACCTGCGCCTCATGAGAATAATCGAGTGCCGGTGAATAGTATTTCAGTATTCCTTTTTTGGTGGCTATCCAGATATTACCAAACTGATCACGGCAGAAGGCATTTAGGTTGGGAGCTATGTTTTCAAATATTTGCCTTGTCCGGTAACGCCTCACCTGGCTGGCTTTATGTTCCACGATGTCCACGGCATCGTTTTCTATCACTACAATATCGCCGTTGGCATCTGTCGTAATGCCGGTGATGGATAAATCGCTGAGTCCCGACTTTAAACCGAAATTGGTGAAGGACTTGCCATTATACCTGAACAATCCGCTTGTGGGTGTACTGAACCAGATATTACCGTATGGATCTTCTGTAATGGAATAGACTGTATTAATGGCAAGATTGTCTGCCTTTTCAAATGACCTGAAATTTCCATTGTCATATACGATCAGTCCATTGCCATCTGTGGCAAACCAAACCCTTCCTTTTGTATCAATATAGGTCTGATAGAGGTAGTTGCTGTGCAGACCGCTTTCACTCGTGAAGTTCTGCAGTATGAGATCGCCTTTGCTTTCAATATCCATTTGAATATTGCAACGTGTAACGCCTCCCAGTGTGGCAATCCACACGTTAATCATATCGCCGCTGACGGATAAGACATTATCGTTTGCGAGTCCATCCTGTTGCATCACCCTTAAAAAAGCTTTTTTGCCGGCTGGTCTTAAAAAAACGCCATCATCAAAAGTGCCGACCCATAGATGATGATGATAATCCTCAAACACTGAGGTGATGACCGGCTGTGCCGCGCCGGCGGTAAGTTTGATTTTTTCAGTAATGCTGTTGCCGGTTGAGTCAAACTGCGTTCTGAACAAACCATCTATGGTAGCATACCAGAGTGAAGCATCGCTGTCGTAAAAGACTGCCTGCACCGGCTTTTTCAATTCTATATTTTCCGGTGTAACCCATTCAAAGAGTGCAGGAAACTGATCAAGGCCTCTCGTGGGTGAAACGACCCAGAAGTTACCTTCACTGTCGATCGTAATGTCAGTTGCCTTAATATTATCGTAACCGGTTTCCTGGTTATAAAAAATCGGATGATAGCTGTCATGCAAAGAAATACTCACCAATCCCCTTCCCATAGTGCCAATCAGCAACCGGTTATGATCCTTAATAGCTAATGAAGTTACGGGGCCATTATCCCAGTCGCGGCTGAAGGAAGGAATATCTAATTTATTCTGGGATATTTTAAATACGGAGATGCCATGGTCCTGTGTGCCTATCCATACATTATTGAATTCATCTACAGCAAGTGACCGTACAATCTCTTCCGGCAATCCTTCCTTAATACTGTAATTGATCAGCAGCGGCTTTCCATCCGATAAGGTACACCTCGTGAGGCCGCCATCAGTGCCCAGCCATATCGTTCCATCCGCTGATAAAATCATAGTATAGATCTGATTGTCCGGCAGTCCTTCAGCGGTGGTTACATGGTGAAGAATGCCATTCTGCCTGATATACAATCCGCTGCCATAGGTGGCTATCCATACAGTGCCGGCCCGGTCAACCTGTATGCTGACGATAGACGCCGGCAGGGATTCATCAATGGAAAATTCCTTGTTCCATACTTTCAGCGACCGGTGCATCAGTTTGCCGTCTTCAAATCCCATATAAACAAACTGACTGTCGCAGAACACGGCGGTGATGTTCTGAGAGGAACTGTCGCGGAAGGCAATAGAGTTAAAATCGGCGCCGTCGAAACTGAAGAGCCCTTTTGTGGTGCCCAGCCACATTCTGCCATATGGATCCTGTGTAATCCTGTTGATGGTGACAGGCTGATAAGATGATCCAGGTTCATATTGCCGCCATATAGGCGTTTGCCCGCTGACCGGCAAGTAAACCATTTGCAGCAGCAGGCAAATAATTACAATGTTATAAAAGCGGATCAAGCGAATTCAAATTAACTAAATTTCATCCACAGTTGAATTGCAGCACATCAGAACTTCACCATCGTTGCACAGCGCCCGCAATTCTCTTTTCCGTCCTGGAAAAATAGAGGTAACCAAAACAATTCAACCCGGATTTTTTCAAAATCAGGTCTTGCCATTATCAACCTGCCTTTAATAATAAAGGCAGACAAAGATATGATTACCGGTCGCAGGTGAATTACAGCACCAATCCGGTTATCACCTTATTTCGTAAACAACGGCACAGACAAACCATCATGTAAAAGGCAAAATTTAAATATTCATGATAAGGCAACAACAAATAGATGCCAAAATGATTTTTCAGCCTGTTAAGTGCGGTAAATCACCTGCTGAATAATTGCAGCAGCGGCAAGCACCGGCACATTTTCCTTACATCACATCTTTTCCAATGTCCTTCCTGAAGTACTTTCCTTCAAATGATATGATGGCTGCATTGCGATTGGCAATCTTTACAGCATCAGTGAGCTTTCTTGCAAATGCTGTTACGGCTATCACCCGACCGCCGTTTGATTCAATATCACCATTTGTGCGTTTACGGGTACCTGCGTGAAAGACGAGGCTTTCTGTGGTTAATCCAAGGTTTTCAATCAGCTTGCCTTTTTCATATGCTTCCGGATAACCGCCGGATGCCAGCACAACAGTTGCCGCCGCATAAGGCAATATCTCGATGTGCTTTTCATCCAGGTTTTCATTGGCAACGCCAAGGAAGAGTTCAACGAGATCACTCTTCAATCGTGGAATAACGGCCTCGGTTTCCGGGTCTCCCAACCGGCAATTGTATTCGATCACCCAGGGCTCATCGTTCACAATCATGAGCCCGAAATAGATGAAACCCTTGTAAATGATTTTTTCCTTTTGCAATCCGGTAATCGTCGGCTGAATGATCCGCTCTTCAATTTTTTTCATAAGCCGGTCATCGGCAAATGGTACAGGCGAAACGGCACCCATGCCACCGGTGTTAAGACCGGTATCGCCTTCTCCTATCCGTTTATAATCCTTTGCCGTTGGCAGCAGTTTATAATGCTTTCCATCAGTCAATACGAAAACACTCATCTCTATGCCATCCAGGAATTCTTCAATCACTACCATATTGCCTGCGGCACCAAACTTACCATGCAGTATTTCCTCCAGTTCCGATATTGCTGCTTCGCGTGTCGCACAAATCACTACTCCTTTGCCAGCTGCCAGTCCATCGGCCTTCAATACTATTGGGGTGGAATGACTTTGCAGATAAGCTACGGCATTCTTCATGTTTGCGGCCGTAAAGGTTGCATAACCTGCCGTCGGGATGTTGTGACGGTACATAAACGCTTTGGAAAAATCCTTGCTGCCCTCCAGTTGTGCTCCTTCGCTACCCGGACCAATTACAGGAATATTTCCGACCAGCTGACTTGATTCAAAATAATCGCTGATGCCTTTTACCAATGGCTCTTCCGGGCCTACCACAATCATCTGCACCTTATTGGCCAGCACAAACTGCTCAATGGCCGGAAAATCCGTGGATGCGATTGGCACATTTTCGCCATGTTTTTCCGTGCCCGGATTTCCCGGTGCAATAAATAATTTATCACAATGCGAACTCTGCGAAATTTTATACGCCAATGCATGCTCGCGGCCACCACTGCCGAGCAAAAGAATATTCATACGAAAGTTTTATGTGAGATGGTCTTGCAGATCGTGTTTTCTGCGGGGTTGAAAATAGGAACAAATCATTTCTTAAGAATACAAATGTGTAACAGGCTTCCCGGCAAAATAACTTCCGTAAAACCAACGTAGCGAAAGGCCTTCACCTTTCTCTGCGCTTATTGAGCCGGATGATCTATATTTCCACCTCATGAGCCCAATCAAAACAAACCGTGAATTCACCTGATATAACAAGCCGTATACTCCTCGATTTCAAACATCCGGTGACGGCTGCCAATATCACCATCCGGCCTGAGCCATTTACCATTCCGCCGACAGCATTCGCGCCACTGAAGGACTATTGGACACAGCAACTGAAAGAAAAACAATCCGCATTGCAGAAGGCTGGTATCATCTCCGTCATAAAAAGCGATACAGCACACGGAGCCCTTGCAACTTTATATGTGCATGAAAAACCCGTCATGTGGCCGGGCACTGCGGTTACGTTGCGCGATGCAACGATCATCAACGGGCAGGTACTGCTTACCGTAAGTGATATTCCATATCCATTCATTGCTGCACTGAATGATGCCGCTTTTCTCACGCAATCAGGTTTGCATGGCCTTGACTTGCGGCCACCACTTGCTGTCTGCACTTTCGCTATTACCACCGACAACATGCTGGTGCTTACCCAACGCGGACAAACCACCGGTGTTTATCCCGGACGTTTGTATGGGCAGGGCGGAAACCCGCACGATGCTCAATTCAATATCATTGAACATCAGCTGGAAGAAATGGCTGATGAATTGCTGGTTGCGCCGGAAGAAGCTGATGCAGACTCATTCAGATATTACGGCCTTGCAGAAGACCTCGAATCATTTCCGCGCAAACCCGATTTGGTGGGCATTGTGAGGCTTCGCATGGATGCGTCAACCTTGCTTGCAAGAAACAGGGAATGGCCTGCGGAAGACCGGCCGCCGGATGTCGCATCGCTGCTGTGTGTTCCGTATAACAAGCAGGCATTGGATCAATTCCTCCTGCAGGAAAAAACAGCGGCAGACTTTTGTCCGCCGGCATATGCCGGATTGCGATGGCTGATCAGCGAAGCATGGTAATTACTCCAACTATTTCTTAAGGAAACCGGAACAAAGAAATGGTCAGGCGTTCAGTCATACTGCTATTCAAACAACAACTTCCTGCTGAAGTGAGATGCTCCATCATAAATATTAATCAGTTTCACGCCGGCCGTGCCATGCAGTGGTATGAGGGTGGTTCCTTCCTGCAACTGCATTGCCTTTTGCCATTCGATACGCCCGAGCGGATCGCAGAGTTGCAGTGTTACAACAGTTGCCATGTTGACGGTAACATGTGCTGTATATCCATCTCCTGATTTTTCAATGGTAATTACCGGATCGGTTTTTAACTGACGCGGCAACTGTTCCTGTTTCATCAATTGCTGCACCTGCAGGGCAACGGTTGATCCTTCCCGCAGGATGGTGATATTATGCAATGTTACAGGTGAACCATCATAGCTGATAGTGCCGCTGTTCAGGATATTACCGTTATTATCCTTCACTGTCCAGTCAATCAATTGCCCTGGCAATGCATGAAACTGCTGCAGGCGCCGCAGGGTAACATCTGTTGTACAGCTATTATACTGTGTCATCAATACACCGCTTGCATACATATCCCTGATCTTGCACTTAATGCTATAGTAAGATGGCTGATCGGTGATGGATGCATCTTCCCAATCAAGATATCCGTTCCATGCCCCATACGGTGCACCGGACGTTGGTGTGCCGTTTCCCCAGTTCTGATTGATGGAACAGAAAGAAAATGCAGGGTAAGAACGGTTGTTATAAAACCGGTCGTAGTTGATGAATGCTTCAGAATCAGTGAAATTTTTATTGTTCCCGTTATGATTGCGCTGATCCCAATACCAAACGCCACCCTGACGGCCTACTTCCAGTGAATCATACCAGTAATAGTATTCCACCCATCCAAGCGTGCCGTCGTTTTTACCATGTACGCCACCCATGTAAGGCACGCCAACGGATTTATTGATACGGAACATCACACGCATGTCAAACAAATCCCAGATCATCAGTGGCAGGCCGTCATTAGGGTCGGGAACATCCGTCATCAGCGAATCATAATAGCCGCCCCATTGCTGTTCGCGCCAGGTGCCGGGAAAGGCCCGTACAAAAGGAGGCGCAACGGACACCCATACTGCTGCAAATAAACCCGGATACATCGCACCGCTCACCAATGGCCCGAATCCATTGTGCGAAGTACCATGCGCATACACACGGTGCGCATCAATATTTTTGTTGGCAATCACCCAATCGAGCGTCCACTTCACACGTGTTTGGGTAAAAGACTTTACGATCCCTGTATGCTGTACGGGGTTGCCGGTTCCATACATATCATAGTTTTCGTGAAAGCCATACCAATACGTGTTTTCGCCGTTAGGCAGCCAGTCATCGAGCAGCAGCATGTTGCAGTTGGTGCAATTGCTGGGAGTGAACGGTGTGAAAGGATCATTGTCGCGGTAATACACCATCAGGCCGCCGGTGCCCGTGGCATGCGCGATGAAGGTGAAATTATATCCGTAGGATCCCGAATTATTGAAAGCCGGTTGCAGTACGGCGGAAAGGTTATTTCCCCAGATCACATATTCATAACACACATCGCCGTTGGCCGGAACAGATTGCTGCAGCACAGGTTGTGGCGCTGCCAGCTTATTTTTAACTGCCACAGTAGTAGTGTTCTGCCCTGCAGTAAGCAGCGTATCCGCAATGCCGGTAAGGGTATTTTCTACAATCACCGCATAGTAATACTTCTTGGTGGTGGTGCAGGTGGTCACATACAATCCGTCAGCGGCAGTGAGCGCACCTGCCAACGGATCAATTGTGTAATAGATGCTTTGATTATAGAAGAGTGATTTGTGCCCGTTCTTACTGCTGTTATCACGAACATAACCAACATAGGCTGTGTTCTTGATTTGTTTCTTGCTGGTAAATGGCTTCGTGGCCTGGTAGAGGCGGTATTTCAACGAGGTTGCGGAAGGATTTTTCCAGGTGATGAAAACCTGCCCGTTTTTATAGGTGGCTTTTATCTGCGTAACGGTGTACGCATTTGCCGGTGAAGCGGATAACAGCAGACAACAACAGATGGTGATAAGGCAGGCAGCCATTTTGATGTGGTGAAGATGATGCATAAGTGCAGGGTTAAATCTATTATCAGTTTACGGTATGAGAAACCAGAAGCTATCGCAAAACAGGCAATCAATGCGGTCATGCCGGATTTATTTCGGCAGCTGTCAATGAATGGAAGAGATGCTGATCCCTATCAATCGGTACAGGATGACTCCGGGTATTTTGAGATAGCTTCCAATGAAAGCATTTCTAAAGATCTCCAAATTATTTAAATTTTTATATATAAAAGCCACAACTGCCTTTCCGGAAGCTTTTTAGTTGCTATTAAAACATCTCTCACAAAATAAGATGCGGCCGCAACAATTACGTGGCATGTTTGGCCGGCATAATGACCGTAAACTTCTTCACGCGCCGCTAAGCCATGGCATATTTTACGACTGACTAAACAGGTCTTCTCAACCACTGATGGCCGGTTGCTGCATCCTGCATCTGCAAACTGAATTATAACGGATATCACCCCAAACAATCACGTTTGTATCACAGAAACATCTTAACTGCCACAATGCGCACATCAGCGCAGCGGCAACAAATTCTTTTAACGCATCATCTGAATGATATCTGTCATGTTTTTAACAGCATGGTGAATGTAATTTTGGCGGATTAAATATGAAAGAATACGCATATAAAAAGTAAAAAGAGCAAAGCGGCATTTCTTTCCGGAGGTATGTGGGATTTCGCAAAGTCAGCTACTTCGTGAGATGTACCTAGTTACCGGTGAGAATTGACCGGATTATTTAACCATGTTTTTAAATCTATTGTCCTATGAAAAAATCAATTTTTCTATTCATGCTTGTGCCGGGTATATGGTCTTTGACAGCAACAGCACAGATTTCCGCTCCTCCCATTCAATGGCAAAATACGATTGGCGGAAGTTATATTGACGAACTGTATGACGTGATACAAACTACCGACGGAGGATACCTGCTCGGAGGAAAGTCCTACTTCGGCGCATCAGCCGATAAAACCGAACCAGGCTATGGCAGATATGATTATTGGGTGGTGAAGCTCGATGCAAGCGGTGCTGTCACCTGGGAACGTTCGTATGGTGGCGACCTGGATGACCAACTCAACAAGGTATTGCAAACACCGGATGGCGGATACCTGCTGGCCGGCTATTCTTATTCAGGCAATACCGGTAATAAAACGACTACTGCTTACGGCGATGCTGATTACTGGCTGGTTAAACTGGATAACCTCGGTGATATTGAATGGCAACAGTCTTATGGCGGTAAAGGAGCTGATTGGTTAACTTCCCTTGCCTCCACCGCCGACAGCGGATTCATACTCGGTGGAACATCAGGCTCCGGTATTTCAGGCATTAAGACGGAACCTGCTTCAGGTCAAACTGATTACTGGGTGATTAAAACCGACAGCAAGGGTGTTCTGCAATGGCAAAATACTATTGGCGGAAACCGGCGTGACTACCTGTTTGCCATTGAACAAACAACTGACGATGGATATATCATCGGCGGCCAGTCCTGGTCACCGGTATCAGGAGATAAAACCGAGGCCAAAATAGGCGGTACCGATTTCTGGGTGGTGAAACTGGATAGTGCAGGTTCCATTGTTTGGGAAAATACCATCGGAAGCAATCAAACTGAAGCACCAAAAAGCATTCATCAGACACCGGATGAAGGATACATAATTGGCGGTTATTCCAACTCTGCCGGATTAAAAGATAAGACGGAAGATTGCAAAGGAGAAACCGATTACTGGGTGATTAAACTGAGCGCCGGCGGTATTATAGAATGGGACAGAACCATTGGTGGCAGTCATGTCGAATATTTAAATGATGTTGCGTTGACCAACGATGGAGGTTACATTATAGGCGGTGAATCGCTTTCAGG includes:
- a CDS encoding SRPBCC family protein; protein product: MEFILRKEILPLSKPPIAGRMVFLSGISRINNICHHPSWVYQYEEIQAAWCAECRSANMMISVTVNAIYECSLERAFKTPMLCDVSKVHTGFGIMPKVTHTSGDANWGKPGSSKKVYAAKSLTQKGGFVSVDTILERHENQYWKFRVDDFQSWMLGFNKFVGEWKTTPLAADKTAITYTYQLYAATPWLYPLNWLFTKFFWKAYMRQVLENVRKLTYSKAPYLYP
- a CDS encoding tetratricopeptide repeat protein, with amino-acid sequence MTSLIDYFEIASAYFSGLDYFCYMSSSKKSRSKKFPAQQTNIAAKKDAPPARSNRALLPVALILLLTVIVYAPSLNNKWTNWDDEGYVLKNEIVTGFDISRIMTEQVMGNYHPVTVLVQAIEYAFFQDDAQGFHVISLLLHLLNALLLFFLVQRLSKNDIAAFICSLLFAIHPAHVESVAWVSAQKDLLYTCFYFAALLCYIGYKNDRRKRLLYVLLLLFFLLSLLSKAQAVTLPVIMLLVDWYRKEKFTGKLLLEKLPLFVLSLLFGVMAIYAQRASDSIQDITLYTFPERLMFSAYAIVSYLYRLVWPVYLSAYYPYPEESNHAFPAMVYAAPVIVLLIALPVAWFRKQAGWLVFGLLFFLVNIFLVLQLLPVGGAITADRYTYLSFTGLFFAIAMFTSLTWQQQLRHTAVIRWPLMICVSGWMLFLAYTCSTRTAVWYSSEQLWTDVIAKFPRVPIAYNDLGSYYQKKNQLDLAKKNYDHALRLQPDFAQALVNRCDLYRVLNKIDSAIMDGNRAVKLKPGDADAHMNRGIAFSIAEKNDSAFTDFMIAIRQNPANARAYNNLGNLYMIKEQPDSAIVNYNLALRYDPAFFDVLNNRGLAYLKTGNYPQAVADLSAAIANNPNVPNNYYFRMQALEKLQRYKEATADAQQVLKLGIQLPEGYLQQLIAASEGQ
- a CDS encoding histidine kinase, with translation MIRFYNIVIICLLLQMVYLPVSGQTPIWRQYEPGSSYQPVTINRITQDPYGRMWLGTTKGLFSFDGADFNSIAFRDSSSQNITAVFCDSQFVYMGFEDGKLMHRSLKVWNKEFSIDESLPASIVSIQVDRAGTVWIATYGSGLYIRQNGILHHVTTAEGLPDNQIYTMILSADGTIWLGTDGGLTRCTLSDGKPLLINYSIKEGLPEEIVRSLAVDEFNNVWIGTQDHGISVFKISQNKLDIPSFSRDWDNGPVTSLAIKDHNRLLIGTMGRGLVSISLHDSYHPIFYNQETGYDNIKATDITIDSEGNFWVVSPTRGLDQFPALFEWVTPENIELKKPVQAVFYDSDASLWYATIDGLFRTQFDSTGNSITEKIKLTAGAAQPVITSVFEDYHHHLWVGTFDDGVFLRPAGKKAFLRVMQQDGLANDNVLSVSGDMINVWIATLGGVTRCNIQMDIESKGDLILQNFTSESGLHSNYLYQTYIDTKGRVWFATDGNGLIVYDNGNFRSFEKADNLAINTVYSITEDPYGNIWFSTPTSGLFRYNGKSFTNFGLKSGLSDLSITGITTDANGDIVVIENDAVDIVEHKASQVRRYRTRQIFENIAPNLNAFCRDQFGNIWIATKKGILKYYSPALDYSHEAQVEIRQVMVYLEPVNINLVNKFKHNQNHIAFDFQAFWNSDPSQLRYRYMLKGHDLDWVRTKDERAIYPGLPPGTYTFQIQSTIHHNFDDAPTATYTFTIEAPFWTTWWFITGCVIAAAFLVNFLIKERDRRREKEEKLKRERIEFQFENLKSQINPHFLFNSFNTLATLVEEDQAVALSYIDHLSDFYRSLLSYKDIDLITIEKELELTENYVFLLKQRHGDRLIVQMNIPESLLQKKIPPLTLQLLIENAVKHNVASEEQPLEVQVYSLENKRICVRNKIQTKKDVISTGFGLHNIKARCELLGGKDFQVSQTNGYFQVCVPVFSE
- the purD gene encoding phosphoribosylamine--glycine ligase, yielding MNILLLGSGGREHALAYKISQSSHCDKLFIAPGNPGTEKHGENVPIASTDFPAIEQFVLANKVQMIVVGPEEPLVKGISDYFESSQLVGNIPVIGPGSEGAQLEGSKDFSKAFMYRHNIPTAGYATFTAANMKNAVAYLQSHSTPIVLKADGLAAGKGVVICATREAAISELEEILHGKFGAAGNMVVIEEFLDGIEMSVFVLTDGKHYKLLPTAKDYKRIGEGDTGLNTGGMGAVSPVPFADDRLMKKIEERIIQPTITGLQKEKIIYKGFIYFGLMIVNDEPWVIEYNCRLGDPETEAVIPRLKSDLVELFLGVANENLDEKHIEILPYAAATVVLASGGYPEAYEKGKLIENLGLTTESLVFHAGTRKRTNGDIESNGGRVIAVTAFARKLTDAVKIANRNAAIISFEGKYFRKDIGKDVM